The genomic stretch GATCCGATGAGGATGGGGAAGGGTTGTGCGCGCGGAAGAACAACTCCAAATGTAAAAAAAAAGGCAGGAGCGAAAAAATTCGCACCTGCCAGGGAAGCCGGGTACCCGAAAACAACTGTTACCGCTGCTTCCTTTCGGACCTGACGGGGTTGGCAGCGTTTCCGCCACCCGGCTTCCCTTTCATTTTTCAATAAATGGCGGAGAGGAGAGGATTCGAACCTCCGGTACCCGTTGAGGTACACACACTTTCCAGGCGTGCGCCTTAAACCAGACTCGGCCACCTCTCCGCGATCGGGAAAAACGTCTCTATGTCAGAGGACTTTGTTTGGCAAGGGAAAAATTGTCCGAAATCAAAATTTAAGATCGATCACGGCTTTTGGGTCTGATTTTATCTTGCCGTTGACAATCTTCAGAGTGAAAGCATATTTTAAATGCAAAGTGATGTCATAAATGGAGGCAAAGATGAAGACATTGAGTATTCGCGGTGTGGATGAGGATTTGTCCAAACGTATCAAGGTTGCTGCCAAGAAAGAGGACAAGAGCGTCAATAATTTTGTGCTGGACACCCTGCGCAAGCAGTTGGGCATGGGTAAGGAGAGGCGATTTTCGAGGGAATGGGACGATCTGGACAGCCTCTTTGGCGTCTGGAGCGCCGAGGAATACGCGGCCATTCAAGGCAGGATCGACACACAGCGACAGATCGACGAAGAGCTTTGGGCATGAACAGGATGCTCATCGATACCAACATCTATTCCGGTGCCCTTCGCGGCGATCAGGAGATAGTAGGCGCTTTACGGCAGGCGGAGCACATCGGCTTGAGCGTTATATCCATGGGAGAACTCTTTTCCGGCTTCAAAGGGGGCACGCGGGAAGACGAAAACAAAAGGGAGCTTGGGATATTTCTCGATTCTCCCCGAGTGGCCCTGTATCCCGTCGATGTCTACACGGCTCAACATTATTGTGCCATCCTCAACCAATTGCGTCGCAGCGGGACGCCCATACCCACTAACGACATTTGGATCGCGGCGACGGCTGCCCAGCATGGGCTTCCCCTGTACACGCGGGACAGTCATTTTTCAAAAATCGAAGGGCTGCTGTTGCGCTAAACCATCTTTTTGGACGTTTCTAGCCGTCATGATCGTTCCGTTGTGTTCTTACGAAAAGAT from Desulfomicrobium macestii encodes the following:
- a CDS encoding type II toxin-antitoxin system VapC family toxin, encoding MNRMLIDTNIYSGALRGDQEIVGALRQAEHIGLSVISMGELFSGFKGGTREDENKRELGIFLDSPRVALYPVDVYTAQHYCAILNQLRRSGTPIPTNDIWIAATAAQHGLPLYTRDSHFSKIEGLLLR
- a CDS encoding toxin-antitoxin system HicB family antitoxin, translating into MKTLSIRGVDEDLSKRIKVAAKKEDKSVNNFVLDTLRKQLGMGKERRFSREWDDLDSLFGVWSAEEYAAIQGRIDTQRQIDEELWA